One window from the genome of Oryza glaberrima chromosome 3, OglaRS2, whole genome shotgun sequence encodes:
- the LOC127769037 gene encoding pentatricopeptide repeat-containing protein At4g33990, giving the protein MRTPALLPRGVEAVVVTSGHLRRLDPHVHAPLLLANTLISAFSRASLPRLALPLLRHLLLSSPFLPLRPDAFTFPPLLRAAQGPGTAAQLHACALRLGLLHGDAFASGALVHAYLRFSRVRDAYRAFDEMRHRDVPAWNAMLSGLCRNARAAEAVGLFGRMVTEGVAGDAVTVSSVLPMCVLLGDRALALAMHLYAMKHGLDDELFVCNAMIDVYGKLGMLEEARKVFDGMSSRDLVTWNSIISGHEQGGQVASAVEMFCGMRDSGVSPDVLTLLSLASAIAQCGDICGGRSVHCYMVRRGWDVGDIIAGNAIVDMYAKLSKIEAAQRMFDSMPVRDAVSWNTLITGYMQNGLASEAIHVYDHMQKHEGLKPIQGTFVSVLPAYSHLGALQQGTQMHALSIKTGLNLDVYVGTCVIDLYAKCGKLDEAMLLFEQTPRRSTGPWNAVISGVGVHGHGAKALSLFSQMQQEGISPDHVTFVSLLAACSHAGLVDQGRNFFNMMQTAYGIKPIAKHYACMVDMFGRAGQLDDAFDFIRNMPIKPDSAIWGALLGACRIHGNVEMGKVASQNLFELDPENVGYYVLMSNMYAKVGKWDGVDEVRSLVRRQNLQKTPGWSSIEVKRSVNVFYSGNQMNIHPQHEEIQRELLDLLAKMRSLGYVPDYSFVLQDVEEDEKEQILNNHSERLAIAFGIINTPPRTPLHIYKNLRVCGDCHNATKYISKITEREIIVRDSNRFHHFKDGYCSCGDFW; this is encoded by the coding sequence ATGCGGACACCGGCGCTCCTCCCCCGCGGCGTGgaagccgtcgtcgtcacctccggccacctccgccgcctcgacccGCACGTCCATGCGCCGCTGCTCCTCGCCAACACCCTCATCTCCGCCTtctcccgcgcctccctcccccgcctcgccctcccgctcctccgccacctcctcctctcctccccgttcctccccctccgccccgACGCCTTCACCttcccgccgctcctccgcgccgcccagGGCCCGGGCACCGCCGCGCAGCTCCACGCGTGCGcgctccgcctcggcctcctccacgGCGACGCCTTCGCCTCGGGAGCACTCGTGCACGCCTACCTCCGCTTCAGCCGCGTCCGCGACGCCTACAGGGCGTTCGACGAAATGCGCCACCGTGACGTGCCCGCCTGGAACGCCATGCTGTCAGGGCTCTGCCGCAACGCGCGCGCGGCCGAGGCGGTGGGCCTGTTCGGGAGGATGGTCACGGAGGGCGTCGCCGGGGACGCGGTGACGGTCTCCAGCGTGCTGCCCATGTGCGTCCTGCTTGGGGACAGGGCGCTCGCCCTGGCCATGCACTTGTATGCGATGAAGCACGGGCTGGATGACGAGCTGTTCGTCTGTAACGCGATGATCGATGTGTATGGGAAGCTGGGGATGCTGGAGGAGGCACGGAAGGTGTTCGATGGAATGTCGTCGCGGGATCTTGTGACATGGAATTCAATCATTTCAGGGCATGAGCAGGGCGGGCAGGTTGCTTCTGCTGTCGAGATGTTCTGTGGTATGAGGGACAGTGGGGTCTCCCCTGATGTTCTAACGCTTTTGAGCCTGGCATCTGCTATTGCTCAATGTGGGGATATCTGTGGTGGGAGATCAGTGCATTGCTATATGGTAAGGCGGGGGTGGGATGTCGGTGACATCATTGCAGGAAACGCTATTGTTGATATGTATGCCAAGCTATCAAAGATTGAGGCTGCCCAGAGGATGTTTGACAGCATGCCAGTTCGAGATGCTGTATCCTGGAACACGCTGATCACAGGGTATATGCAGAATGGACTTGCCAGTGAGGCAATCCATGTATATGACCATATGCAGAAGCATGAGGGTCTGAAGCCGATTCAAGGAACCTTTGTCAGTGTTTTGCCTGCATACTCACATCTTGGTGCCTTGCAGCAGGGCACACAAATGCATGCACTCTCTATTAAGACTGGATTAAACCTAGATGTATATGTCGGCACTTGTGTGATAGACTTATATGCTAAATGTGGGAAATTGGATGAGGCAATGCTTTTGTTTGAACAAACGCCTAGGAGGAGTACAGGCCCCTGGAACGCCGTCATATCTGGCGTTGGAGTTCATGGACATGGTGCAAAGGCACTCAGTCTCTTCTCGCAAATGCAGCAGGAAGGAATCAGTCCTGATCATGTCACATTTGTTTCACTATTGGCTGCTTGTAGTCATGCTGGCTTAGTTGACCAAGGCCGGAATTTCTTTAATATGATGCAAACTGCATATGGTATTAAGCCAATTGCAAAACATTATGCTTGCATGGTAGACATGTTTGGAAGAGCTGGTCAGTTGGATGATGCTTTTGATTTCATTCGGAACATGCCAATTAAACCTGATTCTGCTATTTGGGGTGCTCTGCTGGGTGCTTGTAGGATCCATGGAAATGTTGAAATGGGAAAAGTGGCCTCAcaaaacttgtttgaacttgaTCCAGAGAACGTTGGATATTACGTTCTAATGTCTAATATGTATGCAAAGGTTGGGAAGTGGGATGGAGTTGATGAAGTAAGATCTTTGGTCAGACGTCAGAATTTGCAAAAAACCCCTGGATGGAGTTCAATTGAGGTGAAAAGATCAGTGAACGTATTTTACAGTGGTAACCAGATGAACATCCACCCTCAACATGAAGAGATCCAGAGAGAGCTACTTGATCTGTTGGCAAAGATGAGAAGTCTAGGTTATGTTCCTGACTATAGTTTTGTTCTACAGGATGTGGAGGAGGATGAAAAGGAACAGATATTGAATAATCATAGTGAGAGATTGGCTATAGCCTTTGGCATTATAAATACTCCTCCTAGAACTCCGCTCCATATATACAAGAATTTGCGGGTGTGTGGTGATTGCCATAATGCTACCAAGTATATATCAAAAATAACTGAGAGGGAGATCATTGTCCGTGATTCAAATCGGTTTCACCACTTTAAAGATGGTTACTGTTCATGTGGGgatttttggtaa